A part of Acidicapsa ligni genomic DNA contains:
- a CDS encoding TonB-dependent receptor, translating into MLRSFSRLLYVVTLMTLLTGVSLLAQSVTARFSGQVTDTDGGSIPGASIQIINQESLAKRETKTDASGGYSVANLAPGRYQIVVEADGFARRSSDVITIIPGQNFIFNVKMTVGGVQTEVQVEGVGGITTVDTETASISTTLGAQEITGYGLNGRNFSQLITMAPGVSNQTGQDEAKVGVAGSAKFSVNGGRVEYNTFEVDGSDVLNTSINASRGQGEPLMVYPSIDAIQDMKVLTADYSALYGKSASGSVLISTKSGTDKLHGNGYGFLRNEMFNARNYFDQPNTEPAGYQGKPVYRTPLYRRLDFGGTIGGPLFIPHIYDRDKSKTFFFFSEEIRREKTPVDYNQAVPTASERSGDFSDVCPVPVPGAPITFSPSAYPDCPQVPQGGGAIGIGRNVRVDYTSQAILNSGLIPQANSTSGCDSTNPSPLAHCYVASVSPPTHWREELFRIDHDLTPKERLSFRYVHDSWDTVTLAPQWGVVHNSFPTVQNQLDGPGLNMAVILSQSLPHNITNLVSASYTVEHISLFPQPGPGVESLNRPLLLDDPAATGGTAVSGSTQCALFSPPSGNDNPNGITECPMGYIFNNGYGGNKLSGPGLLPGLAFQGNNGAYGGHGFAADTGYAPWNQANPTFTVRDDVSKTIGKHTLQWGFWGSFVQQNELSGVTGANSGDLQGLLTFSNEQSINTTGNAFADFLNGEGFTSASGSGDEVAAGGGIKSYTQDSGQAKYYTRNKTAEFYLQEDWHVLPHLTINVGLRASLLGAWYNPNGTAYNWRPEVFNPSIGSSIYVDPTLGNLREKIGGNAVPLSRSGPYSLSSLDPVITNGLTKCGGSGSMLPDSCMKNSLFHPSPRVGFSWDPWGDGKTAIHAGYGLFWEHGTGYEANVGSLIGSAPLVLSETQSNIAGDFSPDNNGIEHGGNAYSLIGLSCQQGMTQCGANTPTGTGGATFPLNVTSVPVKAVYSYVQQWSLSVQREVRRGMVGQLAYVGTKGTHLTAVSDLNQLQPLSNSLNPFAPGEPITANVCNSGANFGAFSVLGENGDFGKEGISIPSSPAIGPNDPGYQNMFVACTGNPGFSDEKFSNQKLGISADAVRPYRGFSNIISVQNIADSEYNAFQATLRQTTGSLTIGIAYTYSHSLDDSSDRSSANFANSLDIHSNRASSDFDQRHLLNVNYIYDLPFLKLLSGFTHIAGSAGDPSDDSYSMNQDKAYWQPGSLLKAVLGGWQLSGITTYETGAPFSVINAGGSDGTGAADNAGVGDGLGVGSYADIIGKSKIGKPFVTPGLNNIGPLLLNPGAFAAPRGLTFGNSGRNYLRNPSRINFNMSTFKHFKPFQGRVDMEFRVEAFNVFNHTQFRITDPANPGNTGNNVINCYGGQSELYSAGASSCLQGNSFLHPVDAHDPRILQFGLKGSF; encoded by the coding sequence ATGTTGCGATCGTTTTCCCGGCTACTGTATGTGGTCACATTGATGACTCTGTTGACCGGCGTGTCTCTTCTTGCGCAGAGCGTTACTGCCCGTTTTTCTGGTCAGGTCACTGATACCGACGGAGGCTCCATTCCAGGAGCCTCCATTCAGATCATCAACCAGGAGAGTCTGGCAAAGCGCGAAACAAAGACAGATGCGTCAGGTGGATATAGTGTGGCCAACCTGGCTCCAGGGCGCTATCAGATTGTTGTAGAGGCCGACGGTTTTGCCCGCAGATCGAGCGATGTCATCACGATTATTCCAGGGCAGAATTTTATCTTCAACGTGAAGATGACTGTCGGCGGCGTGCAAACAGAGGTTCAGGTCGAGGGTGTAGGAGGGATAACTACAGTTGATACAGAGACTGCCTCTATATCAACGACCCTGGGCGCGCAAGAGATTACAGGCTACGGACTGAACGGCCGCAATTTCTCACAGCTGATCACGATGGCCCCCGGCGTGAGCAATCAAACCGGCCAGGATGAAGCCAAAGTGGGCGTAGCAGGCAGCGCGAAATTCAGCGTGAACGGAGGCCGCGTAGAGTACAACACCTTCGAGGTAGATGGTAGCGATGTCTTGAATACCAGCATCAACGCCAGCCGTGGACAGGGCGAGCCGCTGATGGTTTATCCAAGTATCGACGCCATTCAGGATATGAAGGTTCTCACTGCCGATTACAGCGCACTGTATGGCAAGAGTGCTTCCGGTAGCGTCCTGATCAGTACGAAATCAGGTACGGATAAGCTTCACGGTAACGGATATGGCTTTCTCCGCAACGAGATGTTCAATGCGCGAAACTATTTTGACCAGCCCAATACGGAGCCAGCGGGATATCAGGGAAAGCCTGTATACCGAACGCCCCTTTATCGCAGACTGGATTTCGGCGGTACCATCGGCGGTCCGCTGTTTATTCCCCATATTTACGATAGAGATAAATCGAAGACCTTTTTCTTCTTCTCCGAGGAGATACGTCGCGAAAAAACGCCGGTCGACTACAACCAGGCTGTGCCCACGGCGTCTGAGCGTTCCGGTGACTTTTCCGACGTGTGTCCGGTCCCGGTTCCAGGAGCGCCCATAACGTTCAGCCCATCCGCCTATCCGGATTGCCCGCAGGTTCCGCAAGGTGGCGGAGCCATTGGCATCGGCCGCAATGTAAGGGTGGATTACACCAGCCAGGCAATTCTCAATTCAGGCCTCATTCCTCAGGCGAACTCTACCAGCGGTTGCGACTCCACCAATCCCTCGCCTCTGGCCCACTGTTATGTCGCCTCTGTTTCCCCGCCGACTCATTGGCGGGAAGAGTTGTTCCGTATCGATCACGATCTGACGCCCAAAGAACGACTATCATTTCGCTACGTTCATGACTCCTGGGATACGGTGACGCTGGCCCCCCAATGGGGCGTCGTCCATAACAGCTTTCCGACTGTTCAGAACCAGCTCGACGGCCCGGGCCTGAACATGGCAGTCATTCTTTCGCAGAGTTTGCCCCACAACATTACCAATCTGGTCTCTGCCAGCTACACGGTAGAACATATCTCACTCTTCCCACAGCCGGGCCCTGGGGTAGAGTCGCTCAATAGGCCACTGCTTCTTGACGATCCCGCTGCGACTGGTGGAACTGCTGTTTCGGGTTCCACGCAGTGCGCTCTATTTTCGCCGCCCTCAGGAAACGACAATCCAAATGGCATCACCGAGTGCCCGATGGGCTACATCTTTAACAATGGCTATGGCGGCAACAAGCTGTCCGGCCCCGGTCTTCTGCCCGGACTGGCCTTCCAGGGAAACAATGGAGCCTATGGCGGGCACGGATTTGCCGCAGATACCGGTTACGCTCCGTGGAACCAGGCCAATCCCACTTTCACTGTGCGTGACGACGTCAGCAAAACCATCGGGAAACATACTTTGCAGTGGGGATTTTGGGGAAGCTTCGTACAGCAGAATGAACTAAGCGGCGTCACCGGCGCCAACTCCGGCGACTTGCAGGGTTTGCTGACTTTCAGCAATGAACAATCCATTAATACAACAGGCAATGCATTCGCCGACTTTCTCAACGGAGAGGGTTTTACAAGCGCCAGCGGTAGTGGGGATGAGGTAGCTGCAGGAGGCGGCATTAAGAGCTACACGCAGGATAGTGGCCAGGCGAAGTATTACACCCGCAACAAAACCGCCGAGTTCTATCTGCAGGAAGACTGGCATGTACTTCCCCATCTCACCATCAACGTTGGCCTCCGCGCCAGCCTCCTCGGTGCCTGGTACAACCCGAATGGAACGGCCTATAACTGGCGTCCCGAAGTATTCAATCCATCCATCGGCTCATCCATCTATGTCGACCCGACTCTGGGCAATCTCAGGGAGAAGATCGGCGGCAACGCTGTTCCTCTAAGCCGTAGTGGACCATACAGTCTCAGTTCTCTCGATCCAGTGATTACCAATGGACTGACGAAGTGCGGCGGTAGCGGCAGCATGTTGCCTGACTCCTGCATGAAGAACTCTCTCTTCCATCCCTCGCCGCGCGTAGGCTTCTCCTGGGATCCGTGGGGTGATGGCAAGACCGCCATCCACGCTGGTTACGGGCTGTTTTGGGAACACGGCACCGGCTATGAAGCCAATGTCGGTTCGCTGATCGGCAGTGCGCCTTTGGTCCTGAGCGAGACTCAGTCGAATATCGCAGGTGATTTTAGTCCTGATAATAACGGCATCGAACATGGGGGCAACGCCTACAGCCTCATTGGACTCTCCTGCCAGCAAGGCATGACACAATGCGGAGCCAACACTCCGACCGGCACCGGTGGCGCCACATTCCCGTTGAACGTAACTTCGGTACCCGTGAAGGCCGTGTATTCCTATGTTCAGCAGTGGAGCTTGAGCGTGCAACGCGAGGTGCGCAGGGGCATGGTCGGACAGCTTGCTTATGTGGGCACCAAGGGAACCCATCTGACAGCGGTGAGCGATCTCAACCAATTGCAGCCGCTCAGCAATAGCTTAAATCCCTTTGCGCCCGGTGAACCTATCACCGCCAACGTCTGTAACAGTGGAGCCAATTTTGGAGCCTTTTCCGTATTAGGCGAGAATGGCGACTTCGGGAAAGAGGGCATCTCGATTCCCAGTTCTCCGGCCATTGGTCCCAACGATCCTGGCTACCAGAATATGTTTGTCGCCTGTACCGGCAATCCAGGATTCTCTGACGAAAAGTTCTCAAACCAAAAACTTGGTATCAGTGCCGATGCTGTGCGGCCCTATCGCGGCTTTAGCAATATCATCTCCGTACAAAACATCGCAGACTCCGAATACAATGCTTTTCAGGCGACGCTCCGCCAGACTACAGGCTCGCTGACTATTGGCATTGCGTATACCTATAGCCACTCGCTTGACGATTCTTCCGATCGGTCCAGCGCCAATTTTGCAAACTCACTCGATATTCACTCGAACCGCGCCAGTTCTGACTTCGATCAGCGGCACCTTCTCAATGTCAACTACATCTACGATCTGCCGTTTCTGAAGTTATTGAGTGGTTTCACGCATATCGCAGGAAGCGCAGGAGATCCGTCGGATGATAGTTACTCCATGAACCAGGACAAAGCATATTGGCAACCTGGTTCTCTGTTGAAGGCTGTGCTCGGCGGCTGGCAGCTTAGCGGCATCACCACCTACGAAACTGGAGCGCCTTTCAGTGTTATCAACGCTGGCGGTTCAGATGGAACAGGCGCAGCCGACAATGCTGGTGTGGGCGATGGCCTTGGGGTCGGCTCCTATGCGGACATTATCGGCAAGAGCAAGATTGGCAAGCCATTTGTTACGCCCGGTCTGAACAACATAGGGCCGCTGCTCTTGAACCCAGGAGCGTTTGCCGCGCCGCGTGGCCTTACCTTTGGTAATTCCGGCCGCAACTACCTCAGAAATCCTTCGCGGATCAACTTCAACATGTCGACGTTTAAGCACTTCAAGCCATTCCAGGGACGTGTCGATATGGAGTTCCGCGTCGAGGCTTTCAACGTCTTCAATCATACCCAGTTCCGCATTACCGATCCCGCGAATCCCGGCAACACCGGTAACAACGTTATCAACTGCTATGGCGGGCAGTCAGAGCTTTATTCCGCGGGAGCATCCAGTTGTCTCCAGGGCAACTCCTTCTTGCATCCAGTCGATGCACACGACCCGCGCATCCTGCAGTTTGGTCTGAAAGGCAGTTTCTAA
- a CDS encoding glycoside hydrolase family 2 protein, with product MTSNHAMTYSTKRLVQLFVAAAGLLLPSLAPRLAVSEVASASQLRLDSGWELQSSAKVPESGDVLSSASYKPQGWYPVTVPTTVVAALVKAKVYPDPDFGTNLRNFPGMDYAVGKVFARLPMNAASPFAVPWWYRRVFELPAGESKKSAWLNFDGINYRANIWLNGQKIADTSTVAGAWRHYEFDISKAIHPGGKNILAVQVFPPSEHDLAITFVDWNPAPPDKDMGIFHEVSILTSGPVALRHPAVISQVNSPANDEAELTVLAQATNATDQPIQGELRGRIESISFVQKVELAPHETKEVQFHASEFPQLKLEHPRLWWPTQMGKPELYALHLQFEIQGRPSDEVESHFGIRQITSEVTSPTRRLFRINGQPLLIRGGGWSNDFLMRWDSQRFHQELDYVADMRLNTVRLEGRSLPQEFYDETDRRGILVMAGWSCCDAWEQWPKWTAEDHDIAKASMRSQMLRLRNHPSLLMWLNGSDNAPPADQEAVYLEVEKDLQWPNPILSSATAKATTIHPQNGVRMTGPYDYVTPSYWFADSEENQAGHTCDLGGCGGAHGFNTETSAGPAVPPIESLQAMFGKDHLWPIDDTWTLHAGGGVFSSLTNFTNALNQRYGEVKDVRDFAEKSQLMTYEGTRGMYEAYSKNKYVSTGVIQWMLNNAWPSTIWHLYDYYLRPGGGYFGAKIAMEPLHPIYSSTDRSIWVVSSQYTDVKGLKLQTKVYNLDMAEKFNKSIDLDAAADSTAQVLTLPQMDGLTPTYFLKLTLTNATGKTVGTNFYWLSTTPETIDWSKSNWYTTPVTSQSDFKALNSLPKVKLESSIRTVQTGEEETTHVTIRNPSKNLAFFIRLKLDKGAGGEEILPVLWEDNYISLLPGEKREITAHYAHRDAGAHEPTLEVRGWNAD from the coding sequence ATGACGAGTAATCATGCAATGACTTATTCCACAAAGCGCTTGGTTCAATTGTTTGTTGCTGCGGCAGGATTGCTTCTGCCGAGCCTTGCACCCCGGCTTGCGGTTAGCGAAGTGGCCTCTGCCAGCCAATTGCGGCTTGATTCCGGATGGGAACTCCAGTCCTCGGCCAAGGTGCCGGAATCCGGGGATGTACTTTCGTCCGCAAGCTACAAGCCGCAGGGCTGGTATCCGGTGACTGTGCCCACTACCGTAGTGGCCGCCCTCGTCAAAGCCAAAGTTTACCCCGATCCAGACTTCGGAACGAATCTGCGCAACTTCCCCGGAATGGACTATGCCGTCGGCAAGGTCTTTGCTCGACTTCCCATGAATGCGGCTAGCCCCTTTGCTGTGCCGTGGTGGTATCGCAGGGTCTTTGAATTGCCGGCAGGCGAGAGCAAGAAATCAGCCTGGCTCAACTTTGACGGCATCAATTATCGGGCGAATATCTGGCTCAACGGCCAGAAGATTGCCGACACCAGCACCGTTGCAGGGGCATGGCGTCACTACGAATTCGACATATCCAAGGCGATCCATCCGGGTGGCAAAAACATCCTCGCCGTCCAGGTTTTCCCCCCATCCGAACATGATCTTGCCATTACTTTTGTCGACTGGAATCCGGCGCCCCCGGACAAGGATATGGGGATTTTTCATGAAGTCTCCATTCTCACCAGCGGCCCGGTTGCGCTTCGTCATCCAGCCGTTATTTCGCAGGTGAATTCTCCAGCCAATGACGAGGCTGAGTTGACCGTTCTCGCGCAGGCTACGAACGCAACCGATCAACCGATTCAGGGAGAGTTGCGCGGGCGGATCGAAAGTATCTCGTTCGTTCAGAAAGTCGAGCTTGCTCCGCACGAGACAAAAGAGGTTCAGTTTCATGCCAGCGAATTTCCGCAACTGAAGCTGGAGCACCCGCGTCTCTGGTGGCCCACTCAGATGGGCAAGCCAGAACTATATGCGCTCCATCTCCAATTCGAAATCCAGGGGAGGCCTTCGGATGAAGTAGAGTCGCACTTCGGCATCCGGCAGATTACTTCTGAAGTAACCTCGCCTACACGGCGGCTCTTTCGCATCAACGGCCAACCTCTGCTGATTCGAGGTGGAGGCTGGTCCAACGATTTCCTCATGCGATGGGACAGTCAACGCTTCCATCAAGAGCTTGACTACGTCGCAGACATGCGGCTGAACACAGTTCGCCTCGAAGGCAGGTCGTTGCCGCAGGAGTTCTACGATGAAACTGATCGCCGTGGAATACTCGTCATGGCCGGCTGGAGCTGCTGCGATGCCTGGGAGCAATGGCCGAAGTGGACAGCAGAGGATCACGACATCGCGAAAGCATCCATGCGCTCACAGATGCTGCGATTGCGAAACCACCCCAGCCTGCTGATGTGGCTGAATGGAAGCGATAATGCGCCGCCTGCTGACCAGGAAGCGGTCTATCTCGAGGTAGAGAAAGATTTGCAATGGCCTAACCCCATCCTGTCTTCAGCAACGGCGAAGGCGACCACGATTCACCCGCAAAATGGCGTTCGCATGACTGGTCCCTATGACTATGTAACTCCGTCGTACTGGTTCGCGGATTCGGAAGAAAATCAGGCCGGCCACACCTGCGACCTGGGCGGATGCGGCGGTGCTCATGGATTCAACACTGAGACCAGCGCTGGTCCAGCCGTGCCTCCAATCGAGAGCTTGCAGGCAATGTTTGGGAAAGACCATCTATGGCCTATCGATGACACGTGGACATTGCACGCAGGCGGCGGAGTCTTCAGCAGTCTTACTAACTTCACCAATGCCCTCAACCAGCGTTATGGAGAAGTGAAAGACGTACGAGACTTCGCAGAGAAATCGCAGTTAATGACCTATGAAGGTACACGCGGCATGTATGAGGCATACAGCAAAAATAAGTATGTCTCTACGGGAGTTATCCAATGGATGCTGAACAACGCCTGGCCTTCCACAATCTGGCATTTGTATGACTACTACCTGCGTCCTGGTGGAGGCTATTTCGGAGCCAAGATCGCCATGGAACCACTGCATCCCATCTACTCTTCGACGGATCGCTCGATCTGGGTGGTGAGCAGTCAATACACAGATGTGAAAGGTCTCAAGCTTCAGACAAAGGTCTACAACCTTGATATGGCTGAGAAATTCAATAAGTCGATCGATCTCGATGCCGCTGCAGACAGTACAGCACAAGTGCTGACGCTGCCGCAGATGGATGGTCTGACACCGACTTACTTCCTGAAGCTCACGCTGACAAATGCAACAGGCAAGACTGTCGGCACTAATTTTTATTGGCTTTCCACCACACCCGAGACCATCGATTGGAGTAAGTCGAACTGGTACACCACTCCGGTAACTTCACAATCGGATTTCAAAGCCCTCAACAGTCTGCCCAAGGTCAAACTGGAGTCCTCTATCCGAACCGTCCAAACTGGTGAGGAAGAGACAACGCATGTCACCATTCGGAATCCAAGTAAAAACCTGGCCTTCTTCATTCGGCTCAAGCTGGACAAAGGCGCAGGCGGCGAAGAGATCCTACCTGTTCTTTGGGAGGATAATTACATCTCTCTCTTGCCCGGTGAGAAACGAGAAATTACCGCGCACTATGCACATCGCGACGCAGGTGCGCATGAGCCAACACTAGAAGTAAGAGGATGGAATGCGGACTGA